From one Pseudomonas sp. S35 genomic stretch:
- a CDS encoding succinate dehydrogenase iron-sulfur subunit, producing the protein MLKVSVYRYNPDQDAAPFMQEFQVDTGGKDLMVLDVLALIKEQDEGFSYRRSCREGVCGSDGMNINGKNGLACITPLSAVVKGNKLIVRPLPGLPVIRDLVVDMSIFYKQYEKVKPFLQNDTPAPAIERLQSPEEREKLDGLYECILCACCSTSCPSFWWNPDKFLGPAALLQAYRFLADSRDTKTSERLASLDDPFSVFRCRGIMNCVNVCPKGLNPTKAIGHIRNMLLQSGV; encoded by the coding sequence ATGTTGAAAGTCAGTGTTTATCGCTACAACCCTGATCAGGACGCTGCGCCGTTCATGCAGGAATTCCAGGTCGATACCGGCGGTAAAGACCTGATGGTGCTGGATGTATTGGCGCTGATCAAAGAGCAGGACGAAGGTTTCTCGTATCGTCGCTCTTGCCGTGAAGGTGTATGCGGTTCCGACGGCATGAACATCAACGGCAAAAACGGCCTGGCGTGCATCACGCCGCTGTCCGCCGTGGTCAAAGGCAACAAGCTGATCGTTCGTCCTCTGCCAGGTTTGCCGGTTATCCGTGACCTGGTCGTCGATATGAGCATCTTCTACAAGCAATACGAAAAAGTTAAGCCGTTCCTGCAGAACGACACGCCGGCTCCGGCCATCGAGCGTCTGCAGTCCCCTGAAGAGCGTGAAAAGCTCGACGGTCTGTACGAGTGCATCCTGTGCGCTTGCTGCTCGACCTCATGCCCGTCCTTCTGGTGGAACCCGGACAAGTTCCTGGGTCCAGCTGCCCTGCTGCAAGCGTACCGCTTCCTGGCAGACAGCCGTGACACCAAGACGTCCGAGCGTCTGGCTTCGCTGGATGACCCGTTCAGCGTATTCCGCTGCCGCGGGATCATGAACTGCGTCAACGTATGTCCCAAAGGCCTGAACCCGACTAAGGCCATTGGTCACATCCGTAACATGCTGCTGCAAAGCGGCGTGTAA
- a CDS encoding 2-oxoglutarate dehydrogenase E1 component, with product MQESVMQRMWNSGYLSGGNAAYVEELYELYLHDPNAVPEEWRTKFQTLSSDGNAATDVSHATIRDQFVLLAKNQRRAQPVSAGSVSSEHEKKQVEVLRLIQAYRMRGHQAAQLDPLGLWQRPAPADLSINHYGLTNADLDTTFRAGDLFIGKEEASLREIHEALQQTYCRTIGAEFTHITDSEQRHWFQHRLEGVRGRPVLSADVRSHLLERVTAAEGLEKYLGTKYPGTKRFGLEGGESLIPMLDELIQRSGSYGTKEIVIGMAHRGRLNVLVNTFGKNPRELFDEFEGKKKVELGSGDVKYHQGFSSNVMTTGGEVHLAMAFNPSHLEIVSPVVEGSVRARQDRRNDTTGEKVLPISIHGDAAFAGQGVVLETFQMSQTRGFKTGGTVHIVINNQVGFTISNPLDARSTEYATDVAKMIQAPILHVNGDDPEAVLFVTQLAVDYRMQFKRDVVIDLVCYRRRGHNEADEPSGTQPLMYQQITKQRTTRELYAESLTKAGVLDDARVQAKIDEYRNALDNGLHVVKSLVKEPNKELFVDWRPYLGHTWTARHDTSFDLKTLQELSAKLLEIPEGFVVQRQVAKIYEDRQKMQAGGLPINWGYAETMAYATLAFEGHPIRMTGQDIGRGTFSHRHAVLHNQKDAGTYIPLQNLYEGQPRFDLYDSFLSEEAVLAFEYGYSTTTPQALVIWEAQFGDFANGAQVVIDQFITSGEHKWGRLCGLTMLLPHGYEGQGPEHSSARLERYLQLCAEHNIQVCVPTTPAQIYHLLRRQVIRPLRKPLVVLTPKSLLRHKLAISTLEDLADGSFQTVIPEIDTLDAAKVTRLVLCSGKVYYDLLEKRRAEGREDIAIVRIEQLYPFPEDDLMEIIAPYTNLTNVVWCQEEPMNQGAWYSSQHHLRRSIGNHNKALGLEYAGRDASAAPACGYASMHAEQQEKLLQDAFTV from the coding sequence ATGCAAGAAAGCGTGATGCAGCGCATGTGGAACAGCGGCTATCTTTCAGGTGGTAACGCTGCCTATGTGGAAGAGCTTTATGAGCTCTACCTGCACGACCCTAACGCTGTGCCAGAAGAATGGCGCACCAAATTTCAGACGTTGTCTTCTGACGGCAACGCTGCCACCGATGTATCGCACGCAACAATTCGCGATCAGTTTGTGCTGCTGGCAAAGAACCAGCGCCGCGCCCAACCGGTTTCCGCCGGCAGCGTGAGCAGTGAGCACGAGAAGAAGCAAGTTGAAGTACTGCGACTGATCCAGGCCTACCGGATGCGTGGCCACCAGGCGGCCCAGCTTGACCCGCTGGGGCTCTGGCAGCGTCCTGCACCTGCTGACCTGTCGATCAATCATTACGGCTTGACCAATGCCGATCTTGATACGACCTTCCGTGCCGGCGACCTGTTCATCGGCAAAGAGGAAGCGAGCCTACGCGAAATTCACGAAGCGTTGCAGCAGACATATTGCCGCACCATCGGCGCTGAGTTCACGCACATCACCGATTCCGAGCAACGCCACTGGTTCCAGCATCGCCTGGAAGGCGTGCGTGGTCGTCCGGTGCTGTCCGCTGACGTACGCAGCCACCTGCTCGAGCGCGTGACCGCAGCCGAAGGCCTGGAGAAATACCTGGGTACCAAATACCCGGGCACCAAGCGTTTCGGCCTGGAAGGCGGCGAAAGCCTGATCCCGATGCTCGACGAGCTGATCCAGCGTTCCGGTTCCTACGGTACCAAGGAAATCGTGATCGGCATGGCCCACCGTGGCCGCTTGAACGTGTTGGTCAACACCTTCGGCAAGAACCCGCGCGAGCTGTTCGACGAGTTCGAAGGCAAGAAGAAGGTCGAGCTGGGTTCCGGTGACGTTAAATACCACCAGGGCTTCTCGTCCAACGTGATGACCACCGGCGGTGAAGTTCACCTGGCCATGGCCTTCAACCCATCCCACCTGGAAATCGTTTCTCCAGTGGTCGAGGGTTCGGTCCGTGCTCGCCAGGATCGTCGTAACGACACCACCGGTGAAAAGGTCCTGCCGATTTCCATCCACGGTGACGCGGCGTTCGCCGGTCAAGGCGTGGTTTTGGAAACGTTCCAGATGTCGCAGACCCGCGGCTTCAAGACCGGCGGTACCGTTCACATCGTCATCAACAACCAAGTTGGCTTCACCATCAGCAACCCGCTGGATGCGCGCTCTACCGAGTACGCCACCGACGTTGCCAAGATGATCCAGGCGCCGATCCTCCATGTGAATGGTGATGATCCGGAAGCCGTGTTGTTCGTGACCCAACTGGCTGTCGACTACCGCATGCAGTTCAAGCGTGACGTGGTGATCGACCTCGTTTGCTACCGCCGTCGCGGTCACAACGAAGCTGACGAACCAAGCGGCACCCAGCCGTTGATGTACCAGCAGATCACCAAACAGCGCACCACCCGTGAGCTGTACGCCGAAAGCCTGACCAAGGCCGGTGTGTTGGATGATGCGCGTGTTCAGGCGAAAATCGATGAATACCGCAACGCGCTGGACAACGGTCTGCACGTAGTAAAAAGCCTGGTCAAAGAACCGAACAAAGAGCTGTTCGTGGACTGGCGTCCGTACCTGGGTCACACCTGGACTGCGCGTCACGACACCTCGTTCGACCTCAAGACCTTGCAGGAACTGTCCGCCAAGCTGCTGGAAATTCCAGAAGGCTTCGTGGTGCAGCGCCAGGTTGCGAAGATCTACGAAGACCGTCAAAAGATGCAAGCCGGCGGCCTGCCGATCAACTGGGGTTACGCCGAAACCATGGCGTACGCTACCCTGGCGTTCGAAGGTCACCCGATCCGCATGACTGGCCAGGACATCGGCCGCGGTACGTTCTCGCACCGTCATGCTGTGCTGCACAACCAGAAAGACGCGGGCACCTACATCCCGTTGCAGAACCTGTACGAAGGCCAGCCGCGTTTCGACCTGTACGATTCGTTCCTGTCCGAAGAAGCCGTACTGGCGTTCGAATACGGTTACTCGACCACCACGCCGCAGGCGCTGGTGATCTGGGAAGCCCAGTTCGGCGACTTCGCCAACGGTGCCCAGGTGGTTATCGACCAGTTCATCACCAGCGGCGAGCACAAGTGGGGCCGTCTGTGCGGTCTGACCATGCTGTTGCCACACGGTTATGAAGGTCAGGGTCCGGAGCACTCCTCGGCCCGTCTGGAGCGTTACCTGCAACTGTGCGCCGAGCACAATATCCAGGTGTGCGTGCCGACTACGCCGGCCCAGATCTACCACTTGCTGCGTCGCCAGGTGATCCGCCCGCTGCGCAAGCCGCTGGTAGTGCTGACCCCGAAATCGCTGCTGCGTCACAAACTGGCCATCTCGACCCTGGAAGATCTGGCGGACGGTTCGTTCCAGACCGTGATTCCAGAAATCGACACGCTCGACGCGGCCAAGGTCACTCGCCTGGTCTTGTGCAGCGGCAAGGTTTACTACGACTTGCTGGAAAAACGTCGTGCCGAAGGCCGCGAAGACATCGCCATCGTGCGTATCGAGCAGCTTTACCCGTTCCCGGAAGATGACCTCATGGAGATCATCGCGCCTTACACCAACCTCACGAATGTTGTGTGGTGTCAGGAAGAACCGATGAACCAGGGCGCGTGGTACAGCAGCCAGCATCACCTGCGTCGCAGCATCGGCAACCACAACAAGGCCTTGGGCCTGGAGTACGCCGGTCGTGATGCTTCTGCTGCACCTGCTTGTGGTTATGCGTCGATGCACGCCGAGCAGCAGGAAAAACTGCTGCAAGATGCTTTCACTGTTTAA
- the odhB gene encoding 2-oxoglutarate dehydrogenase complex dihydrolipoyllysine-residue succinyltransferase has product MAIEIKAPSFPESVADGTVATWHKKPGDAVKRDDLIVDIETDKVVLEVLAEADGVLGAIVAEEGATVLSNQVLGSIEAGSAAAPAAAAPAAAASAPAAAPAAGGEDPIAAPAARQLAEENGINLASIKGTGKDGRVTKEDVVAAVEAKKNAPAAAPVKAAAPAAAAPVFAAGDRTEKRVPMTRVRATVAKRLVEAQSNMAMLTTFNEVDMTEVMALRSKYKDLFEKSHNGVRLGFMSFFVKAATEALKRFPAVNASIDGGDIVYHGYADVGVAVSSDRGLVVPVLRNAELMSLAEIEGGIAGFGKKARDGKLTIDEMTGGTFTITNGGTFGSMMSTPIVNPPQAAILGMHNIIQRPMAINGQVVIRPMMYLALSYDHRLIDGKEAVTFLVTIKNLLEDPARLLLDI; this is encoded by the coding sequence ATGGCTATCGAAATCAAAGCCCCGTCATTCCCGGAATCGGTTGCCGATGGCACCGTTGCCACTTGGCACAAGAAACCAGGCGACGCTGTAAAGCGTGACGACCTGATCGTCGACATCGAGACCGACAAAGTCGTTCTGGAAGTGTTGGCCGAAGCTGACGGCGTGCTGGGCGCAATCGTTGCCGAAGAGGGCGCTACCGTCCTGTCCAACCAGGTACTGGGCTCGATCGAAGCGGGCAGCGCTGCTGCTCCTGCAGCCGCTGCACCAGCCGCTGCTGCTTCGGCTCCAGCTGCTGCGCCTGCTGCAGGTGGCGAAGATCCAATCGCTGCACCGGCTGCTCGCCAGCTGGCTGAAGAAAACGGCATCAACCTGGCTTCCATCAAAGGCACTGGCAAAGACGGCCGCGTGACCAAGGAAGACGTGGTTGCTGCTGTTGAAGCCAAGAAAAACGCGCCAGCTGCCGCACCTGTCAAGGCTGCTGCGCCAGCTGCCGCCGCTCCAGTGTTCGCTGCTGGCGACCGCACCGAGAAGCGCGTGCCGATGACTCGCGTACGTGCCACCGTGGCCAAGCGCCTGGTTGAAGCACAGTCGAACATGGCGATGCTGACCACTTTCAATGAAGTCGACATGACCGAAGTCATGGCCCTGCGTTCGAAGTACAAGGATCTGTTCGAGAAGTCCCACAACGGCGTGCGCCTGGGCTTCATGTCGTTCTTCGTGAAAGCGGCCACCGAAGCGCTGAAACGCTTCCCGGCAGTCAACGCTTCCATCGACGGCGGCGACATCGTTTACCATGGTTATGCAGACGTCGGCGTTGCCGTGTCCAGCGACCGTGGCCTGGTGGTTCCGGTTCTGCGTAACGCCGAGCTGATGAGCCTGGCTGAAATCGAAGGCGGCATCGCCGGCTTCGGCAAGAAAGCCCGTGACGGCAAGCTGACCATCGACGAGATGACCGGTGGTACCTTCACCATCACCAACGGTGGTACCTTCGGTTCGATGATGTCGACTCCGATCGTCAACCCGCCACAAGCCGCGATCCTGGGCATGCACAACATCATCCAGCGTCCGATGGCCATCAACGGCCAGGTCGTGATCCGCCCAATGATGTACCTGGCACTGTCTTACGATCACCGCCTGATCGATGGTAAAGAAGCCGTGACTTTCCTGGTGACCATCAAGAACCTGCTGGAAGACCCGGCGCGTCTGCTGCTGGATATCTGA